In Actinomyces radicidentis, one genomic interval encodes:
- a CDS encoding molybdopterin-dependent oxidoreductase — protein MSPLLIHAAQAAADAAEQCVDTNTFPMWIRFTHLVNFILMGMLIRSGIEILASHPRLYFNDQCAPGSEWIRFTKDKVPWEEGAFTARDDQRDLSPLIALPGHAKIGLGRAWHGIATTLWMLNGFIYVGCLIGFGLAGRLVPTSWSIFPDAWHSLLTYLHLQAPSLCDFTPYDGLQQLAYFAIIFIAAPLMMITGPAMSPAVIGRFPWYAKMLHNRQTARSLHFLGLVIYLGFALVHVVLVFVVHRDHNLTHIVYGHYDPARAGSALAIVLITVAIVVALWIAQSYWTLSDLRRSQRVLWGATRPVKKLTIDHFSSTQRTKKVWTEKDISPFHWVNTRTPSMDESEEWHELAAGDFKDFRLEVGGMVSHPASFSLEELREIATQSQITMHTCMQGWTGIAKWTGIRVRDLLDQVGEIDPEAKWVMFESFGKAQHMHDGRPVEPYYTCLPLDLALEDETLLAWSRNDEPLSGMFGAPLRLRCESGHGYKMVKWVRSVTMIRDYREVGDGMGGTREDSGYQDVDARI, from the coding sequence GTGTCCCCCCTTCTCATCCACGCCGCACAGGCCGCGGCCGACGCCGCGGAGCAGTGCGTCGACACGAACACCTTCCCCATGTGGATCCGCTTCACGCACCTCGTGAACTTCATCCTCATGGGCATGCTCATCCGCTCCGGCATCGAGATCCTCGCCTCGCACCCGCGTCTGTACTTCAACGACCAGTGCGCGCCGGGCTCCGAGTGGATCCGCTTCACCAAGGACAAGGTGCCGTGGGAGGAGGGCGCCTTCACGGCGCGCGACGACCAGCGCGACCTCTCCCCCCTCATCGCCCTGCCCGGCCACGCCAAGATCGGCCTGGGACGCGCGTGGCACGGCATCGCCACCACGCTGTGGATGCTCAACGGCTTCATCTACGTCGGCTGCCTCATCGGCTTCGGCCTCGCCGGACGCCTGGTCCCGACGAGCTGGAGCATCTTCCCCGACGCCTGGCACTCGCTGCTCACCTACCTGCACCTGCAGGCCCCGTCCCTGTGCGACTTCACCCCGTACGACGGGCTCCAGCAGCTCGCCTACTTCGCCATCATCTTCATCGCCGCCCCGCTCATGATGATCACCGGTCCGGCCATGTCCCCGGCCGTCATCGGCCGCTTCCCCTGGTACGCGAAGATGCTGCACAACCGTCAGACGGCGCGCTCGCTGCACTTCCTCGGCCTGGTCATCTACCTCGGCTTCGCCCTGGTCCACGTCGTCCTCGTGTTCGTCGTGCACCGCGACCACAACCTCACGCACATCGTGTACGGCCACTATGACCCGGCCAGGGCGGGCTCGGCCCTCGCGATCGTCCTCATCACCGTCGCGATCGTCGTGGCCCTCTGGATCGCCCAGTCCTACTGGACGCTCTCCGACCTGCGCCGCAGCCAGCGGGTCCTCTGGGGCGCCACCCGCCCCGTCAAGAAGCTGACGATCGACCACTTCTCCTCCACCCAGCGCACCAAGAAGGTCTGGACGGAGAAGGACATCTCTCCCTTCCACTGGGTCAACACCCGCACGCCCTCCATGGACGAGTCCGAGGAGTGGCACGAGCTCGCCGCGGGCGACTTCAAGGACTTCCGGCTCGAGGTCGGAGGCATGGTCTCCCACCCGGCGTCCTTCTCCCTGGAGGAGCTCCGTGAGATCGCCACGCAGTCTCAGATCACCATGCACACGTGCATGCAGGGCTGGACAGGCATCGCGAAGTGGACCGGCATCCGCGTCCGCGACCTGCTCGACCAGGTCGGCGAGATCGATCCCGAGGCCAAGTGGGTCATGTTCGAGTCCTTCGGCAAGGCGCAGCACATGCACGACGGCCGACCCGTCGAGCCGTACTACACCTGCCTCCCGCTCGACCTCGCGCTCGAGGACGAGACCCTGCTCGCCTGGAGCCGCAACGACGAGCCGCTCTCCGGCATGTTCGGAGCGCCGCTGCGCCTGCGCTGCGAGTCCGGCCACGGCTACAAGATGGTCAAGTGGGTCCGCTCCGTCACGATGATCCGCGACTACCGGGAGGTGGGCGACGGCATGGGCGGAACCCGCGAGGACTCCGGCTACCAGGACGTCGACGCGCGCATCTGA